A single Anopheles arabiensis isolate DONGOLA chromosome 2, AaraD3, whole genome shotgun sequence DNA region contains:
- the LOC120894271 gene encoding uncharacterized protein LOC120894271, giving the protein MEVQKATSTHTPGRTVARRPINLNRPPPPSTAASDRVQRFIFKLNSIILSDIEERMDEDGSIVRQLERNPDRVVELLSKSSLEDDEGVDGAEVVGGEEGADETTGAGVTTRKGRRKMPHGIRRQQSMSVEETTDPTMEHPSNECADTQQNAPNLDDQQQLVLLRDIPPAVRLRALMRFKSLDLSTTDGTMVEMQKHKARRRRMKSLDTIAADDENEGEEQESAVTGEERDQDTLTDMSYDPEEEERICEELLAELRALEEADRAEAEGKLALNENELPSGGDVTETGDQSITTDQSEGDGHKTAWEKLQDYLQRVPKRRSSNYDLFYENDEEMLKTLFKRTKLKLMFHYSDSSSGSSDDTM; this is encoded by the coding sequence ATGGAGGTCCAAAAAGCTACCTCCACGCACACCCCGGGCCGAACGGTCGCACGTCGCCCAATCAACCTGAACCGGCCACCACCCCCCTCAACGGCTGCCTCCGACCGGGTGCAACGGTTCATTTTCAAACTCAACTCCATCATCCTCAGCGACATCGAGGAGCGGATGGATGAGGACGGTAGCATAGTGCGGCAGCTCGAACGAAACCCGGACCGTGTAGTTGAGCTGCTCAGCAAATCATCCCTCGAGGACGATGAAGGGGTGGATGGTGCAGAAGTGGTTGGTGGTGAGGAGGGTGCAGATGAAACCACCGGTGCCGGCGTGACCACACGAAAAGGACGTCGAAAAATGCCCCACGGAATACGAAGACAGCAATCGATGTCAGTAGAAGAGACCACAGATCCCACCATGGAGCACCCCAGCAACGAGTGTGCCGACACGCAACAGAACGCACCGAATCTAGatgaccagcagcagctagtACTGCTGCGGGACATTCCGCCCGCAGTGAGGCTTAGAGCTTTGATGCGATTTAAATCGCTCGATTTGTCCACCACCGACGGTACCATGGTCGAAATGCAGAAACACAAAGCTCGACGGCGACGGATGAAATCACTCGATACGATTGCGGCCGACGATGAGAACGAAGGGGAGGAACAGGAAAGCGCAGTGACGGGGGAGGAGCGAGACCAAGATACCTTGACCGATATGTCGTACGATCCGGAAGAGGAGGAACGCATCTGCGAGGAGCTTCTAGCCGAGCTGCGTGCTCTAGAAGAGGCAGATCGAGCCGAAGCCGAGGGTAAACTGGCGTTGAACGAAAATGAGCTTCCCAGCGGTGGCGATGTGACCGAGACCGGAGACCAATCGATTACCACCGACCAAAGCGAGGGCGATGGTCACAAAACCGCCTGGGAGAAGCTGCAGGACTATTTGCAACGGGTGCCGAAACGAAGGAGTAGTAATTACGATCTCTTTTACGAAAATGACGAGGAAATGCTGAAGACACTATTTAAGCGTACGAAATTGAAGCTGATGTTCCACTATAGTGATAGCTCGAGTGGATCCTCTGATGATACGATGTGA
- the LOC120897365 gene encoding uncharacterized protein LOC120897365 isoform X3 — protein sequence MGCASSSPLINGGGPGGVIETAKEAATKTASDVLHAGEAAINDVGEHVKGAVQNVTHELENVLGGKKDNKSDHVNEDDGHEPATNGHDGGDNPDYQIIRLKGSKQNSVEETEKMENAKNDLLTKAQSFGDDTDRMADDLMKETEELMRDAETGIAHSEMTTRITSNEDEPEIERILAGAGTEEEGTAPDSPKATLNTLSVPAVKEEGMPMDAMPPAADKADV from the exons ATGGGTTGTGCTAGCAGTTCTCCGTTAATCAACGGTGGCGGTCCCGGTGGCGTCATCGAGACAGCCAAAGAAGCGGCCACCAAAACCGCGTCCGACGTGCTGCATGCCGGCGAAGCGGCGATCAATG ACGTCGGTGAGCATGTGAAGGGAGCCGTCCAAAACGTTACGCACGAGCTGGAAAACGTGCTGGGTGGCAAAAAGGACAACAAATCCGATCACGTCAACGAGGACGACGGCCACGAGCCAGCTACGAACGGGCACGACGGTGGGGACAACCCGGACTACCAGATCATACGGCTGAAGGGCTCGAAGCAGAACAGCGTCGAGGAGAcggaaaagatggaaaacgCGAAGAACGACCTGCTCACCAAGGCGCAAAGCTTCGGCGACGATACGGACCGGATGGCGGACGATCTGATGAAGGAAACGGAGGAGCTGATGCGGGACGCTGAGACGGGCATTGCACACAGCGAGATGACGACGCGCATCACCTCCAACGAGGACG AGCCCGAGATCGAGCGGATACTGGCCGGCGCTGGGACGGAGGAGGAAGGCACCGCACCCGATTCACCCAAAGCAACGCTCAACACACTGTCCGTGCCCGCCGTCAAGGAGGAGGGAATGCCGATGGACGCGATGCCACCAGCCGCGGACAAGGCGGACGTGTGA
- the LOC120897365 gene encoding uncharacterized protein LOC120897365 isoform X1: MGCASSSPLINGGGPGGVIETAKEAATKTASDVLHAGEAAINDVGEHVKGAVQNVTHELENVLGGKKDNKSDHVNEDDGHEPATNGHDGGDNPDYQIIRLKGSKQNSVEETEKMENAKNDLLTKAQSFGDDTDRMADDLMKETEELMRDAETGIAHSEMTTRITSNEDGTIEILNLEGNAPKFPNHSIDSLQTTSPEPEIERILAGAGTEEEGTAPDSPKATLNTLSVPAVKEEGMPMDAMPPAADKADV, from the exons ATGGGTTGTGCTAGCAGTTCTCCGTTAATCAACGGTGGCGGTCCCGGTGGCGTCATCGAGACAGCCAAAGAAGCGGCCACCAAAACCGCGTCCGACGTGCTGCATGCCGGCGAAGCGGCGATCAATG ACGTCGGTGAGCATGTGAAGGGAGCCGTCCAAAACGTTACGCACGAGCTGGAAAACGTGCTGGGTGGCAAAAAGGACAACAAATCCGATCACGTCAACGAGGACGACGGCCACGAGCCAGCTACGAACGGGCACGACGGTGGGGACAACCCGGACTACCAGATCATACGGCTGAAGGGCTCGAAGCAGAACAGCGTCGAGGAGAcggaaaagatggaaaacgCGAAGAACGACCTGCTCACCAAGGCGCAAAGCTTCGGCGACGATACGGACCGGATGGCGGACGATCTGATGAAGGAAACGGAGGAGCTGATGCGGGACGCTGAGACGGGCATTGCACACAGCGAGATGACGACGCGCATCACCTCCAACGAGGACGGTACGATCGAGATCCTTAACCTCGAAGGTAATGCGCCCAAGTTCCCGAACCACTCGATTGACAGTTTGCAAACTACTTCACCAGAGCCCGAGATCGAGCGGATACTGGCCGGCGCTGGGACGGAGGAGGAAGGCACCGCACCCGATTCACCCAAAGCAACGCTCAACACACTGTCCGTGCCCGCCGTCAAGGAGGAGGGAATGCCGATGGACGCGATGCCACCAGCCGCGGACAAGGCGGACGTGTGA
- the LOC120897365 gene encoding uncharacterized protein LOC120897365 isoform X2, whose protein sequence is MGCASSSPLINGGGPGGVIETAKEAATKTASDVLHAGEAAINDVGEHVKGAVQNVTHELENVLGGKKDNKSDHVNEDDGHEPATNGHDGGDNPDYQIIRLKGSKQNSVEETEKMENAKNDLLTKAQSFGDDTDRMADDLMKETEELMRDAETGIAHSEMTTRITSNEDGTIEILNLEEPEIERILAGAGTEEEGTAPDSPKATLNTLSVPAVKEEGMPMDAMPPAADKADV, encoded by the exons ATGGGTTGTGCTAGCAGTTCTCCGTTAATCAACGGTGGCGGTCCCGGTGGCGTCATCGAGACAGCCAAAGAAGCGGCCACCAAAACCGCGTCCGACGTGCTGCATGCCGGCGAAGCGGCGATCAATG ACGTCGGTGAGCATGTGAAGGGAGCCGTCCAAAACGTTACGCACGAGCTGGAAAACGTGCTGGGTGGCAAAAAGGACAACAAATCCGATCACGTCAACGAGGACGACGGCCACGAGCCAGCTACGAACGGGCACGACGGTGGGGACAACCCGGACTACCAGATCATACGGCTGAAGGGCTCGAAGCAGAACAGCGTCGAGGAGAcggaaaagatggaaaacgCGAAGAACGACCTGCTCACCAAGGCGCAAAGCTTCGGCGACGATACGGACCGGATGGCGGACGATCTGATGAAGGAAACGGAGGAGCTGATGCGGGACGCTGAGACGGGCATTGCACACAGCGAGATGACGACGCGCATCACCTCCAACGAGGACGGTACGATCGAGATCCTTAACCTCGAAG AGCCCGAGATCGAGCGGATACTGGCCGGCGCTGGGACGGAGGAGGAAGGCACCGCACCCGATTCACCCAAAGCAACGCTCAACACACTGTCCGTGCCCGCCGTCAAGGAGGAGGGAATGCCGATGGACGCGATGCCACCAGCCGCGGACAAGGCGGACGTGTGA